The following is a genomic window from Pseudomonas promysalinigenes.
TGGCATTTCACGCGTTCATCCGTAGCGAACGAGCATTGATCAGCGCGCTTGTTGAACGATTTTCTGGGAAGTTGCCGACGATCCCTGCCACACCGTGAGCGCTTGCAGATCGGGGTAATCAGTTAGTTCGCGCAACAATTGGCGCTGGTCGCAGTAACTTTCGATCGCGCGGCGGAACTCCATGCGGCGCTGGTCCTTCTCTTGCTGCTTGCGAGCCTTGGCGCTGGGTTGGTAGGAACCGTCGAAGTCACGAGCCATAGCCTGTCTCCCAGTTTGAATGCGGGAGTTTCAGACTGGCCGGGAGTGTTTACGTTTAGGTTTTGGAAAGGTGACAAAACGGTGAATCTTTGCCGATTACTTCGCGGATTCACCGGTAAAGTCGCCAGCACGATCCGCCATCAGTCCTCGGTAGCCTTGATCGACTTGGGCGACAACCGCAGGCTGCGCAAGCTGCGCTTGACGCTCTTGAGGTGGTTGACCAGGCTCGGCCCACGGGCCATGGCCACACCCATGGCTAATACGTCGATCACCACCAAGTGCGCGATGCGTGAAGTGAGTGGGGTGTAGATCTCGGTGTCTTCATGCACATCGATCGCCAGGTTGACCGTAGACAATTCCGCCAGAGGTGTCGCACTTGGGCACAGGGTAATCAGGTTGGCTCCACTCTCACGCACCAGGTTGGCAGTGATCAGCAAGTCTTTCGACCGCCCTGATTGGGAAATGCACACCGCAACATCCCCAGGCTTCAATGTCACCGCCGACATCGCCTGCATGTGCGGGTCAGAGTAGGCCGCGGCGCTGAGCAGCAGGCGGAAGAATTTGTGCTGGGCGTCGGCGGCCACCGCACCGGATGCACCAAAGCCGTAGAATTCGACCCGCTGCGCCTGAGCCATGGCACTGACGGCCTGTTGCAGGGCCTGCGGATCGAGGTGCTCGCGCACTTCCATCAGGGTGTGCAGGGTGGTGTCGAAAATCTTCAGGCTGTAGTCGGCGACCGAGTCGTCTTCGTGGATCGCGAACTGACCGAAACTGGCACCGGCCGCCAGGCTTTGCGCCAGTTTGAGCTTAAGGTCCTGAAACCCGGAACAGCCGATCGCCCGGCAGAAGCGCACGATGGTCGGTTCGCTGATGCCCACGCTGTGCGCCAGGTCGGCCATGGAGCTATGCATCACGGCTGCCGGGTCGAGCAGCACGTGGTCGGCCACTTTGAGTTCCGATTTGCGCAGCAGGTGGCGCGATTGGGCGATATGTTGCAACAGATTCACGGGCTGGACTCGGTTATGATCGGCTGGCCGGGATGTAGCTTTCTTGTAGTTATACTACATGGACGCCAACCCGCCCAGTTAAACGAACGTGGAGAGTGGTGGTTTGACTATTCCTTGCGACATTCTGGTGTTCGGCGGCACGGGTGACCTGGCCCTGCACAAACTGTTACCGGCGCTTTATCACCTGTATCGCGAAGCCCGTCTGAACAACGCCGTGCGCATCATCGCACTGGCCCGCCGCCACCTCAGCCGCAACGAATACCTCAAGCTTGCAGAGCGCCATTGCCGCGCGCAAATTGCTCGCAACGACTTCGACGAGGAAGTGTGGCGACGCTTTTGCGCACGGCTGGACTACTTCCCCATGGATGCCACGCAAAGCGCAGACTTCGGCCGGCTGGCCCGCTACCTCGGCGAGCCTGGTGGGCTGACCCGCATCTTCTACCTGGCGACTGCGCCCAATTTGTTCGTACCTATCGCCAACCACCTGCGTGTCGCAGGCCTGGCCGACAGCGAAGCGCGCATCGTGCTGGAGAAGCCAATCGGTCATTCACAGGCATCGGCTACCGCCATCAATGAGGCGATCGGTGCCGTATTCGATGAGTCGCAGGTATTTCGCATCGACCACTACCTGGGCAAGGAAACCGTGCAGAACCTAATGGCCCTGCGCTTTGCCAATGCCCTGCTGGAGCCGGTGTGGTGCAACGGCCGGGTCGACCATGTGCAGATCAGCGTCTGTGAAACCCTCGGCGTGGAGAACCGTGGCGGCTACTACGACCGCGCAGGCGCGACCCGCGACATGCTGCAGAATCATCTGCTACAGCTGCTGTGCCTTGTGGCCATGGAACCACCGGCGCAATTCGAGGCAGAAGCGGTACGCGACGAAAAAGTGAAAATACTCAGGGCACTCAAACCCATCACCGGCCAGGACGTACAAGACAAAACCGTGCGTGGCCAGTACGGTGCCGGTTACATCGGCGGTCAGGAAGTACCCGCGTACTACTTCGAAAAGGACGTCGACAACGACACAGATACCGAAACCTTCGTTGCGGTGCACGCGCATATCGACAACTGGCGCTGGGCCGGCGTGCCCTTCTACCTGCGCACTGGCAAGCGTATGGCACGGCGCTCTTCGCAAATCGTCATCCAGTTCAAACCGGTGCCTCACGAGTTGTTCAGCGGTGGCCAAGTCAACCAGCTACTGATCCAGTTGCAGCCAGAGGAACGCATCAGCTTGCGCATGATGACCAAAAGCCCCGGCAAGGGTATGCGCCTGGAGCCTGTGGACCTGGACCTGAACCTGGCACAGGTGTTCGGCCAGACCCGTCGCTGGGACGCCTACGAGCGCCTGCTGCTGGATATCCTGGAAGGCGATTCGACGCTGTTCATGCGACGCGACGAGGTAGAGGCCGCCTGGGCCTGGATCGACCCGATCATCAGAGGTTGGGAAGAACATTTCCAGGCGCCCCGCCACTACGCTGCCGGCAGCAACGGCCCGGAACAAGCCAGCAGCCTTATGGCCAGGCACGGCAGACACTGGCACGGCTAACCGCCCTCATTGCCCCATGGCCGGGCCAGCATCTGGCGAAACTCTTGCTCCGGGATTGGCCTGCTGATCAGGTAGCCCTGCACCTCGTCACACCCATGCTCTCGAAGAAACGCCAGTTGCTCCGCCGTTTCCACCCCTTCGGCGACCACCTTCATGCCCAGGCTCTTGGACAACGTGATGATCGCCTGAGTAATGGCGGCATCTTGGCTGCCTTGGTGAAGGCCGCGGATGAAGGCCTGGTCGATCTTCAAGTAATCCACCGGCAGGCGTTTGAGGTAACTCAATGACGAATAGCCGGTGCCAAAGTCGTCGATGGCCAGCTTCACCCCAAGGGCATGTAACTGCTGGAAGGTCGAAATGATGTGCTCGACGCTGTCGAGCAACTGGCTTTCGGTGAGCTCCAACTCCAGCAAATTCGGCGCCAGCCCGGTGTCTTCGAGCATCTGGCGCACCAGGCTGACCAGCTTGCCCTGGCGCAGCTGGTAGACCGAAAGGTTGACAGAAACCCGCACTTCCAGGCCCTGCCGTTGCCATTGCCGGGCTTGCTTGCAGGCCTGGCGCAGCACGAATTCGCCGATCGGGGCAATCAGCCCAGTTTCCTCGGCCATGCCGATGAACTCCCCTGGAGGCACCATCCCCCGCTCAGGATGCTGCCAGCGCACCAGTGCCTCGGCGGCATTGACGTGCCCGCTAAGCACGCACAGCTTGGGTTGGTAATACACCATCAGCTGCTGTTCTTCGATAGCCTTGCGCAGCTGGTTTTCCAACTGCAAGCGCTCAAGCGTGCTGGCTCGCAGGCTTTCGGTATAGAACTGGAAATTGTCGCCGCCCAAGTGCTTGGCATGCTGTTTGGCCATGTCTGCCTGGCCAATCATGGCTTCGGCATCGAGCGTGGCATCAGCCAGTACACTGATACCTACCGATGCACTTATCACCACCTCGTGGCCATCTAGCCGCTGTGGCTTGCGCAACTTGTTCAACAAGCGGGTGGTGACCCGTACCAGGCTCGACAGGTTGCTGTAGCCATCGAAGAGCACGGCGAACTCATCGCCAGAAAGGCGCGCCACGGTATCGGCCTCGGGCAAGGTACTGACAATGCGCCGAGCAACCTTTTGAATCAGCTGGTCGGCCAGTTCATGGCCAAGGCTTTCGTTAAGCAGTTTGAAACGGTCCAAGTCTATGTGCAGCAAGGCCAGGCTGCGGCCATTGCTGCGTACGCGCCGTGCGGCGTCCAGCAAACGCAAACGGAACAGTGATCGGTTGGCCAGCCCGGTGAGCTCGTCGTAATGGGCCAGGTAACGCAGGCGCTCTTCAAAGGCTCGACGCGCCGACAGGTCGGTGAAGAAGCCGACTACTTGGCTCAGCTGGCCGCTGGAGTTGCGCACAGCCGTCAGTTGTAGCCACTGCGGATACAGCTGGCCATGCTTGCGGGCTTCGACCAGTTCGCCCTGCCACCCACCTTGCTGGCGCAGCGCCACCTCAATGGCCTGGCTGTGCCGCCGGGCATCGCTGTGACAGGGCAGCTCGAACAGCGCACTGGCAAGCGATTCGCAACGTAGATATCCAGTCATCTGGCAGTACGCCTGGTTCACCGCAAGCACCACAAAATCAGCGCTCAGAATCACCACCCCCTCATTGCATGCCTCGAAAACCGTGGAGGCAAGGCGCTGCTGTTCCTCAAGCACCTTCTGTGCAGAAATCCGTTGCAAGTCCTGGTTCAGTGACTGGTTCTGAAACCGCCGCAGCAAACTGCGGTCGAGCAGCCGGTTGACCTGCCAGGCCACCACCAGCAGCGTGGCTAGCAGGATCAGGCAGAACCAGCCCCACCCACGCTGCCCTGCGTCGAAAAAGAACAGGAAGAGGATCGGCGGCAGCAGACAGGGCAACGCAAAACTGAGAAAAGCCGGCAGGCTGACAGCATAAGCGATGCTTGCACTCAGGCTGGCCATCGCCAGCAAGCCGAATGCCCAGGCCTGCTGCTCGAAGTTGTGCTGCGGCACCAAAGCGATCGCCGCGCAGGCCAAGGTCATGCCGCTGAATGCCGAACCGACCAGGAACATGCGCCGCCATACCGGCTCGGCCTGACGCTGCGGGTCGGCCGAGTCGAACGCCGCCACCTGGATCACCCTGAGCGCAACCAGCGCCAGCAGCCAGGCCAGGCAAACGGCCACCATCAGATAGCGCCCAGGCGTCCACAACAGCCAAGCGCACAGCAGGCCGTTGAGCAGCATGAACAATGTCGGCAACAAAGAGCCTTGGTACAGCAGCCGCGTCCGCTCGACGGAAAGTTGAGTGGCAAACTGCCTGCGGACCTTCCTGGCCATCCCAGGCGATACTCCGATCGCCGTGCAGTCGTGGGTCATATCGTGAATTCTTGTAGTGTTCTTATTATGGTTGGCAGTAAACGAGCAGGGATCTTACACAAACGTCCGAGCTGGCCAAACTGCTCCCGACGGGTTTCACCCCCAGCAGTCCAGCCAGGCCCCACATACCTGCACTGGCGCGCTGCGCCTAAAGCCGATGAGCACCCGGGGCACAGGTGAATATTCATACAGTATGCGTTTGCCCGTTGCTCGGCCTGCCCCTAGAATGGCCAGATGCAAACAGACGACCTCTCCCTCCTGCTGAATTCCCTGAACGATGCCCAACGCCAGGCCGTCGCGGCCTCGCTTGGGCGTCAGCTGGTGCTTGCTGGCGCCGGCTCCGGTAAAACCCGCGTGCTGGTGCACCGTATCGCCTGGTTGATCCAGGTCGAGCAGGCCTCGCCGCACTCGATTCTGTCGGTGACCTTCACCAACAAGGCTGCTGCCGAAATGCGCCAGCGAATCGAGCAATTGCTGGGCATCAACCCGGCCGGCATGTGGGTAGGTACCTTCCACGGTCTAGCCCACCGCCTGCTGCGGGCGCACTGGCAAGAGGCGCGCCTGGTGCAGAATTTCCAGATTCTCGACAGCGACGACCAGCAGCGGCTGGTCAAGCGGGTCATGCGCGAATTGGGCCTGGACGAGCAGAAGTGGCCGGCGCGTCAGGCCCAGTGGTTCATCAACGGGCAGAAGGACGAGGGCCTGCGCCCGCAACATATCCAGCCCGGGGGCGATCTTTTCCTGCAGACCATGCGCGATGTCTACAGTGCCTATGAACAGGCATGCGAGCGCGCCGGGGTCATCGACTTTTCCGAATTGCTACTGCGCGCCCTGGATCTGTGGCGCGACCACCCCGGCCTGCTGGAACACTATCAACGGCGCTTCCGCCACCTGCTGGTGGACGAGTTCCAGGACACCAACGCCGTGCAGTACGCCTGGCTGCGCCTACTGGCAGGCAAAGACGGCGGCAGCCTGATGGCCGTAGGCGACGACGACCAGTCCATTTATGGCTGGCGCGGTGCCAAGATCGAAAACATTCACCAGTACACCGCCGACTTCCCAGACGCCGAAACGATTCGCCTGGAGCAGAACTATCGCTCCACCGGGGGCATACTCAAGGCCGCGAACGCTTTGATCGCCAACAACAGCGGGCGCCTGGGCAAGGAACTGTGGACCGATATGGGCGAAGGCGAGCCACTGACGCTGTACGCGGCCTATAACGAGCACGATGAAGCCCGCTATGTAGTGGAAACCATCGAAAGCCTGATCAAACAAGGCAGCGCACGCAACGACATCGCCATTCTGTATCGTTCCAACGCCCAATCACGGGTGCTGGAGGAGGCTCTGCTGCGCGAGCGCATTCCCTATCGCATCTATGGCGGCCAGCGCTTCTTCGAACGCGCCGAAATCAAGAACGCCATGGCTTACTTGCGTCTGATCGAAGGCCGCGGCAACGATGCCGCACTCGAACGGGTCATCAACGTGCCGCCACGGGGCATCGGCGAAAAGACTGTCGAAGCCATTCGCGAGCACGCCCGCCACAGCCAGCTGTCCATGTGGGAAGCGATGTGCCAGCTGGTATCTGCCAAAGCGCTCAAAGGCCGCGCCGCTTCCGCGCTTGGCGCGTTCATCGAGTTGATCGAGGGCCTGGCCAGCAAAGTGGCCGAAATGCCTCTGCACACCATGACCCAAACCGCCATCGAGCAGTCGGGGCTGATCATCTATCACCAGGAAGAAAAAGGTGAAAAGGGCCAGGCACGGGTAGAAAACCTTGAAGAACTGGTCAGCGCGGCGCGCAACTTCGAAACCAGCGAAGACGATGCGGACCTGTCGCCGCTTTCGGCCTTCCTTGGCCACGCCTCGCTGGAGGCTGGCGATGCCCAGGCCGACGAGCACGAAGACAGCATCCAGCTGATGACCCTGCACAGCGCCAAAGGCCTGGAGTTCCCCTATGTGTTCCTGGTGGGCATGGAGGAAGGCCTGTTCCCGCACAAGATGAGCCTGGAAGAGCCCGGCCGCCTGGAAGAGGAGCGTCGCCTGGCCTATGTCGGGATCACCCGCGCCATGCGCCAGCTGATCATGACCTACGCCGAAACCCGCCGTCTTTATGGCAGCGAGACCTACAACAAGGTGTCTCGTTTCGTACGCGAAATTCCCAGCGGGTTAGTTCAGGAAGTTCGCCTTTCCAACAGTGTCAGCCGCCCGTTTGGTGGTTCAACTGCCACGAGCAGCAACCTGTTCGCCAATGCCAATATTCCGCAAACCACGTTCAACCTCGGCCAGCGCGTGCAGCATGCAGTGTTTGGCGAAGGCATCATCCTCAATTTCGAGGGCTCCGGCGCCCAGGCGCGGGTGCAGGTGAATTTTGCAGAAGGCAGTAAATGGCTCATGCTTGGGTACGCCAAACTCGAGGCCATTTAAGGCGTCGAAACATTCAGGCAAAAGCTGGAAACATCTTGTCGCTGGTCATGTGCACGGGAACCTGTGCACCATGACGCGCGTGCAATCCACAACAGGGGAAATCCCATTTATGCAACGTTTTCTTAGCATCGCACTGGCGCTCTGCGTCGGCCTGACGCTGAGCCTGGACGCCAACGCCAAGCGTTTCGGCGGCGGCAAGAGTTCGGGCTCCGCGCCTATCCACCAGACCCGCCAGGCTACGCCAACCACGCCTGCAGCCGCACCGACTGCGCCTGGCCGCGCACCGGCCGCCACCAGCGGTGCTTCGCGCTGGCTGGGCCCACTGGCCGGCCTCGCCGCCGGTGGCCTGCTGGCTTCCATGTTCATGGGTGACGGCTTCCAGGGCATGCAGATCATGGACTTCCTGATCATCGGCCTGATCGCCTTCCTGGTATTCCGCTTCATTGCAGCACGCCGTCGCCAGCAGCAGCCGCAAATGGCCGCGCCAGGTCACGCGCCGCTCCAGCGTGAAGCCCATGGCCAGCCTGCTCAGCCTTCGATCTTCGGCGGTTCGGCAGCGCCTGCTGCCACAGCCGCGCCGGTGATCAATGCCCCGGCCTGGTTCAACGAGCAAAGCTTCCTTGCCGCAGCCCGCAGCCACTTCCAGTCGCTGCAGCAGCACTGGGATGCCAATGAAATGGACAAGATCGCAGAGTTCGTCACACCGCAAATGCTCGAGTTCCTCAAGCGCGAGCGTGCTGACCTGGGTGACGGCTTCCAGTCCACCTACATCGATGACCTCGACGTGCAGCTCGATGGCGTCGACGATCGTGCCGACCGCACCGACGCCACCCTTACCTTCCGTGGCGTGTCGAAGACTTCGCGCTTCGACCAGGGCGAAGCTTTCAGCGAAAGCTGGCACATGGTGCGCGCCCAGGGCGAGAACCAGCCTTGGCTGGTGGCCGGTATCCGCCAAAACGGTTAACCGACTCACGTTGCACAAAAAACCCCGGGCTTGCCCGGGGTTTTGCTTTTGCCAGAGCGGGCTACTAGGGTATAACCCGCAGCGTTGTCATCAAGGTCAGAGGATGTAACCGTGGAAGAAGTGATCGAACAACTCCGTGAAGCCAATGAACCCGTGCCAGTGCCACTGGAGCTTCCCGATGAGGATCAACTGGTCGAAATCGAAGAACAGCTGTTCATCAACATTCCGTTCGTTTTCAAAGAGTTTCTGCTGACGGTCAGCGATGTGGTTTATGGCTCCCTGGAGCCTGTGACCTGCACCGACCCGCAGTCCCACACCTTTTTGCCTGATGTGGCCGCCAACGCCTGGGAAGCGGGCGTACCGCGCGACCTTATCCCCCTGTGCCAGGACGGCGATAGCTATTACTGTGTCGAGGAAGACGGCACCGTGGTGCTCTGGGATGGCGATGAAGAAGCCATCACTGAAGAAAGCTGGGAATCGGTGTGGCACTGGGCACGGGACGTCTGGCTGGAGAGCTGACGCCCCGTTGTGGCGCTGTCAGTGAGAGTGGTCGCGACTGTTCTCCAGCGTTTCCAGCAAGGCTATCTGCATGCGTGAATGCACGCGGATAAACCAGCGCCACAGCAGTGCCACCACCACCGCTGCTACCACTGCAATCACCAGCAACAGCTCGCTGGTCGGCAGGATGCTCGCCGACAAGGCCGACAGCAGCAGGAAGATCACCAGCAGCGAGAGCAGCGGAATCACCTCGGCCACCACCCGGCGCACACGCTGGGTATGCCGCCCGGCCATTTCCGGCTTGACCCCCATCTCGGCCAGCAGCATGGACAGGGCTTTGAGCTTGCGATAAGCCGCAATCAGAAACGGCAGTGACAGCAGCAATGCTGCGCCCCAGATCAGCGCCTTCTGCTGGCTGACATCCGTCACCCACTCGCTGAGCCAGGCGCCAATGCGCGCAGCGAAATAACCGCCGCTGAAGAAGATTGCGATCACCAGCGCCAGATTGACACCTACCTGCAACAAGATACGCCGAATCATGGCCGCCAGCATGGCGCCTTCTCCTTGCGGCTGAATACTGCGCAACCATTCTCCATAAAGCGATAACACCCGCGCCAGACGCCCTGGCACCATATGACCCAGCTTGTGCGAAAGCGGGTCGGCAGCGCGAATCAGGTAAGGCGTCAGCAGCGTGGTAATGGCAGACACCGCCACTGCCACAGGGTAGAGAAAGTCACTGGTGACCTGCAGCGTCATCCCAAGCGCCGCGATGATGAACGAAAATTCACCGATCTGCGAAAGGCCCATACCTACGCGCAGCGAGGTCCGCCCATCGTTACCGGCTATGAAGGCGCCCATGCCGCACGACAGCATTTTGCCCAGTACCACAGCCAGGGTGATGACCACGATAGGCCAGGCGTAATCGACCAGCACCTGGGGGTCGATCATCAGGCCGATGGCAACGAAGAAAATTGCGCTGAACAAGTCCCGTACCGGCTCGATCAGCCGCTCGATCTTCAGCAACTGGCGCGATTCAGCCATGATCGCACCGATCAGGAAGGCTCCCAGTACCATGCTGTACTCGAGCTTCACGACCAGCAAGCAGAAGCCGAAACACAGGCCCAGCACTGTGATCAACAACATCTCGTTGCTTTCGAATTTGGCCACATAGGCCAGCAGCCGCGGCACCAGCAGAATGCCGATGACCAGCGCCACGATCATGAATAGCGACAACTTGCCGACGGTCGAGAACACCTCGCCGGAGCTCACCGAACCACTTACGGCGATGCCTGAAAGCAAGGCGATGATGCCAATGCCGAGAATGTCTTCGACGATCAACACCCCGAAGATCAACTGGGCGAAGCGCTCGTTCTTCATCTTCAAGTCGTTGAGCGCCTTGACGATGATGGTCGTCGAGGAAATCGCCAGGATGGCACCGAGGAACAGCGAGTCCATGGTACTCCAACCGAACCACCGGCCGATCTCAAAACCGATCCAGATCATCAGCACGATTTCCAGGAACGCCGCGATGAACGCCGTGGCACCGACCTTGAACAGCTTGCGCAGGCTGAATTCCAGGCCAAGACAGAACATCAGGAAAATCACCCCAAGCTCGGCCAGGGTCTTGATCGTGTCTTCGTCATGGATCAGCCCAAAGGGCGGGGTGTGTGGCCCGATGATGAAGCCTGCGACGATGTAGCCCAGCACCACGGGCTGTTTCAACCGATGAAAAAGAATCGTCACGACACCTGCGACCAGCATTATCACTGCCAGGTCCTGGATGAAGCTGATGGCATGCATGGCGCGATACTCCTTTTCGACGTTGCTCAATGCCGGGGCAGACCGCTCCTCTGTCAAGGCCGAGCCAAGCAAGAAGCAAGTACATACTGTATTGAATGCAGGAAAGCCCATGTTGCATGGGCGTACTCAGGGTAACATCGCACCCCGTCACAAATTGCCGGTGCAATATGCAGAAACAGATCGGCTGATCAGCCGCCCCAAATGGCAACGCAGGCGTGACGACGCCACATCGGGCAACGTCCCGTAAAAGGAAGGCAAACCTTCAGAAAGGGGGAAACAGAAGTGTCAGCAGATACCCGCCCCGATTCAGCGCAATTTCACCGTGAGCACACTATGGAACCTGGAAACGCCCAGCTGAGCATGACCGTCCTGATGACCCCGGACATGGCCAACTTTTCTGGCAACGTACACGGCGGCACCTTGCTCAAATACCTCGACGAAGTGGCCTACGCCTGCGCCAGCCGCTATGCCGGCAGCTATGTGGTGACCTTGTCGGTTGACCAGGTGATCTTCCGCGAGCCGGTGCACGTCGGCGAACTGGTGACCTTCCTGGCCTCAGTCAACTACACCGGCAATACCTCGATGGAAGTGGGCATCAAAGTAATCACGGAGAACATCCGCGAGCGCTCGGTACGCCACTCCAATAGCTGCTTCTTCACCATGGTTGCAGTAGATGACAACCGTCGCCCGGTGCCGGTCCCTGCGCGCCAGCCGCAGTCCAGCGAAGAGAAACGCCGCTTCCTGCAAGGCCAGCAACGCCGGCAGATCCGTCAGGAACTGGAAAAACGCTACCAGAACCTGAAAACCGATTCGATCTAGACCGCCAGGCGCTGCGCCTCGAACCGCACGCGCGGGTGGGCGATACGATCCTGGGCCCGCACCAGTTGCAATTCGTAGCTGGTGCAGGCCTGGGTTTCCAGCAGCACCTCATGCACCGCCGCTGCGGTGTACTCGAACGCTTGTCGCCAGCTGTCTCCCAGCAGAACCCGAGCCAGGAACAAGCCCGAGGTCAGGTCGCCCACACCTACTGGTTGCCGTGGGAAAGCCAGCAGCGGACGGCCAAGGTGCCAGCTTTCTTCGCGGGTAACCAGCAACATTTCGAACATGTCTTGAGGGCGCCCCGGATACGCCAGGTGCTTGACCAACACGACCTGCGGGCCGCGCGCCAGCAGGCTGCGCGCCATGCTCACGCAGTCTTCGAGCGATTGCGCACGGCGCCCGCAAAAACTGTCGAGTTCCAGTTGATTGGGGCAGAGGATATCCGCGCTGGCCACGGCCTCATCGAGCAGAAAATCACTGACCTCCTGCGGCACGATGCAACCCTTCTCGGCATGGCCCATGACAGGGTCGCACAGATACAAAGCCTTGGCGTTCACCGCTTTGATCCGCTGCACACCCGCGAGGATCGCCCGGCCCTGGGCGGCACTGCCCAGGTACCCGGACAGCACCGCATCACAGTGGCCCAGCTCGCCAATATTGGAAATCCCTTCCACCAACGCAGGAATTTGCGCTGGAGCAAGCACTTCCCCCGCCCACTGGCCATACTGTGTGTGGTTGGAAAACTGTACTGTATTAAGAGGCCAGACGTTGACTCCAACTCGCTGCATGGGAAACACCGCAGCGCTGTTGCCGGCGTGGCCGAACACCACGTGGGATTGGATGGCGAGCAGGTGCGGAGTACGTTTCATGGGAGCGGATTCCAAAGCTGTTTCAAGGTTTGTGCGGCGCGCAGTATGAACTCGATCGCCACCTGTACGACAGGCCAGTGGCGCAGTTAAGCTGGTTCGACCTGTTTGGAGCATACGTAAATGTTGACCCTGGAGAATCTCTTCGTCCTGATGCTGTTGGCCACGGCAGGCGCTTGGTTATGGCATAACCACGGGCTGCGCGAGAAGGCCCTGGAGCGGGTCAAACAGCATTGCGCCAAACTCGATCTGGAACTGCTGGATGACGCCGTTGCGCTCAAACGCATCGCGTTCATCCGTGATGCCAAAGGCAGGAAACGCCTGGCGCGGGTCTATGCCTTCGAGTTCACCGTCACCGGCGAGCAGCGCCACCCCGGCAGCGTGACCCAGTTCGGTGCCCACAGCGCACAGATTGAGCTGGCGCCCTACCCGTTCGAGATCAAGACACCGCCACGGGCCGACAATGTGATTCAGATGCAGCAATGGCGCCAGGAGCATAACCGCTGGCACAACTGAGGCGCGCCGCGTTTATGTGATCAAGCATTGCGCCAGCGCCACCTGCAGAGGTGGTGCTGGCTGAGCCTGCTCAAAGATTAACTCGATGCGCGTATCTTTGCGCCATTCGCTGGGCTGCCACTGCGGCACTTGGCCTTCCAGCCCATTGAACGATTGCCAGCCATGCTGGGTGTGGATAACACCCTTGGCGCGCCGCCAAGGCCAAGCGGCGAGAAATGCCTGCATGCGCTGCGGGTCGAATTGCTGGCTCGGGTGCCAGCGCCACCCGATGCTCCAACCGCCATCCCCTGACAGTGCAGTACAGAGCGGCAGGGTTTTATCTATCCACAGGGGCTCAGGGGCTGTGGACAGATCAGCATCCACCAAATTACCCACAAGCAAACCGAGCGGTTGTGTTGTGGATGAACTGGGCAGGGTTTTCATGTCAACCAGAGCCTGCTGGGTCCAAACACTGTTGATATCTTTTAATCTGTTATTTATCAACAGCTTACCGAAATCATCCACAGTGTCAGCCTTGTTCAGCAGCACC
Proteins encoded in this region:
- a CDS encoding DUF3301 domain-containing protein gives rise to the protein MLTLENLFVLMLLATAGAWLWHNHGLREKALERVKQHCAKLDLELLDDAVALKRIAFIRDAKGRKRLARVYAFEFTVTGEQRHPGSVTQFGAHSAQIELAPYPFEIKTPPRADNVIQMQQWRQEHNRWHN
- a CDS encoding CobW family GTP-binding protein, with the protein product MLRNIPTHVIAGPLGAGKTSLIRQLMAQRPANERWAVLVNEFGQIGLDAALLSHNDDGIAIGEVAGGCLCCVNGMPFQVGLGRLLRKARPDRLFIEPSGLGHPLQLLNQLGKSPWVGVLALQPLVMVLDGQALAKGEELPEAQQQALQAAGLVLLNKADTVDDFGKLLINNRLKDINSVWTQQALVDMKTLPSSSTTQPLGLLVGNLVDADLSTAPEPLWIDKTLPLCTALSGDGGWSIGWRWHPSQQFDPQRMQAFLAAWPWRRAKGVIHTQHGWQSFNGLEGQVPQWQPSEWRKDTRIELIFEQAQPAPPLQVALAQCLIT